One window of the Labeo rohita strain BAU-BD-2019 chromosome 9, IGBB_LRoh.1.0, whole genome shotgun sequence genome contains the following:
- the LOC127171291 gene encoding chymotrypsin-like protease CTRL-1 encodes MKFNSALSVAGVTLLYITSSLCQLNVCGKAPLNNRIYGGGDAKAGSWPWLVSIHVNGLSHNCGGTLITKDWVLSAAHCFKTSSVSDTVMYFGRLRQSGSNPHETFRRASRIIIHPKYVGAPYDNDIALIQLSSSVTFSKYIRPVCLAADGSTFGASTESWVTGWGRKTDGGTGSNILQEVKMTVVTNRYCNFLYGGIITSNMICAGQGKSACQGDSGGPMVSRNGSLWIQSGIMSFLVRPCDKPRYPSGFIRVSKYQDWINSYTGSNPPGFVLFNAASSNLLLSPPFSHILHHSFHLLQLSCFLKRTVLLYMFYEKRAFVLLYLPCILYYSINVLFCKSILFDIVKTYTNKVLHVSVL; translated from the exons GTTCCCTCTGCCAGCTAAATG TATGTGGTAAAGCCCCCCTCAATAACAGGATTTACGGAGGGGGGGATGCGAAAGCAGGGAGTTGGCCGTGGCTGGTCAGCATTCATGTCAACGGCTTGAGCCATAACTGTGGTGGGACTCTCATTACTAAAGATTGGGTTTTATCTGCAGCTCACTGCTTCAAGAC ATCCAGTGTGTCTGACACTGTGATGTACTTCGGTCGCCTGAGACAATCCGGCTCAAACCCTCACGAGACGTTCAGGAGAGCGAGTCGAATCATCATCCATCCTAAATACGTCGGTGCTCCTTATGACAACGATATAGCACTGATCCAGCTCTCCTCCTCTGTGACTTTCTCTAAATACATTCGGCCAGTCTGTCTGGCAGCGGATGGGAGTACATTTGGTGCAAGTACAGAGAGCTGGGTCACTGGATGGGGCAGAAAAACAGATGGAG GCACAGGGTCTAACATACTGCAAGAAGTGAAGATGACAGTTGTGACCAACCGTTACTGTAATTTTCTTTATGGAGGGATAATCACAAGCAATATGATTTGTGCTGGGCAAGGGAAAAGTGCATGTCAA GGAGACTCTGGAGGTCCAATGGTCAGTAGGAACGGTTCCCTGTGGATTCAGTCCGGCATTATGAGTTTTTTAGTACGCCCGTGTGATAAACCCAGATATCCCAGTGGGTTCATCAGGGTTTCAAAGTACCAGGACTGGATCAATTCTTACACGGGCAGCAACCCACCTggatttgttttattcaatgCAGCATCCTCCAACCTGCTCTTATCCCCCCCTTTCTCTCATATTCTCCATCATTCCTTTCACCTTCTCCAGCTTTCTTGCTTCTTAAAGAGGACAGTTCTGCTGTACATGTTCTATGAGAAAAGAGCctttgtattgttgtatttgcCATGTATTCTTTATTACTCAATAAATGTACTATTCTGCAAAAGCATTCTTTTtgatattgtaaaaacatacaCTAATAAAGTTCTGCATGTTTCTGTGCTCTGA